A region from the Falco rusticolus isolate bFalRus1 chromosome 4, bFalRus1.pri, whole genome shotgun sequence genome encodes:
- the AQP1 gene encoding aquaporin-1, with the protein MASEFKKKVFWRAVVAEFLAMSLFIFISIGSALGFNFPVVGNKTSTRSQDNVKVSLAFGLSIATMAQSVGHISGAHLNPAVTLGLLLSCQISIFKALMYIIAQCLGAVVATAILSGVTSSLPDNALGLNTLSEGINAGQGLGIEIIATFQLVLCVLATTDRRRNDVSGSAPLAIGLSVALGHLLAIDYTGCGINPARSFGSALIANNFENHWIFWVGPIIGGASAALIYDFVLAPRSSDLTDRVKVWTSGQVEEYDLEGDDMNSRVEMKPK; encoded by the exons atggCTAGTGAATTCAAAAAGAAAGTGTTCTGGAGGGCAGTGGTGGCTGAGTTCCTTGCCAtgagcctttttatttttattagcattgGCTCAGCTCTGGGTTTTAACTTCCCAGTGGTGGGCAACAAAACATCCACAAGGTCTCAGGACAACGTGAAGGTTTCGTTGGCTTTTGGGTTATCCATCGCTACCATGGCACAGAGCGTGGGCCACATCAGCGGTGCACACCTGAACCCAGCTGTCACCCTGGGCCTCCTGCTGAGCTGCCAGATCAGCATCTTCAAGGCGCTCATGTACATCATTGCCCAGTGCCTGGGGGCAGTGGTGGCCACAGCTATTCTGTCTGGAGTCACCTCCTCTCTCCCAGACAATGCCCTGGGGCTCAACACG CTTTCAGAGGGAATCAATGCAGGACAAGGACTAGGTATTGAAATCATTGCTACCTTCCAGCTGGTGTTGTGTGTCCTTGCCACCACAGACCGGAGAAGGAATGATGTCTCAGGATCAGCACCTTTGGCCATTGGTCTCTCCGTTGCCTTGGGACATCTTCTTGCT ATTGATTACACCGGTTGTGGAATTAACCCAGCCAGATCTTTTGGCTCAGCGCTGATTGCCAACAACTTTGAAAATCACTGG ATCTTCTGGGTTGGCCCAATCATTGGAGGAGCAAGCGCTGCCCTGATTTATGACTTCGTCCTGGCTCCCAGAAGCAGTGACCTGACCGACCGTGTGAAGGTGTGGACCAGTGGCCAAGTAGAAGAGTATGATCTGGAAGGAGATGATATGAACTCCCGGGTTGAAATGAAGCCAAAATAA